A genomic segment from Gossypium hirsutum isolate 1008001.06 chromosome D04, Gossypium_hirsutum_v2.1, whole genome shotgun sequence encodes:
- the LOC121216026 gene encoding zinc finger protein ZAT5: MVMEGQQEVVLCKDELQIIKGKRTKRPRPVSSLTLAIASTTTTSTGGESRTSNDDSSITTAVEPPESCWEDEENMAYCLMLLAQGQTRKPSEPTGKTARMNVHQCKTCNRCFPSFQALGGHRASHKKPKLHSEENTKRLKFVKEDDDMNTTLSLQITNKAPALCNGTKSKVHECSICGAEFSSGQALGGHMRRHRTSTNATTTVGTSTSAETEDLSSNKPTTVLQLDLNLPAPEDDRHNESNFPFTQTINLCYC; the protein is encoded by the coding sequence ATGGTGATGGAGGGTCAGCAGGAAGTTGTTCTTTGTAAAGATGAGTTGCAGATCATCAAAGGGAAGCGTACGAAGCGTCCGAGGCCTGTGTCCTCACTGACTTTAGCGATAGCTTCAACCACAACGACTTCCACTGGCGGTGAAAGTAGAACAAGTAATGATGATTCCAGCATAACCACAGCTGTTGAGCCACCTGAAAGCTGTTGGGAAgatgaagaaaacatggcttatTGTTTAATGCTTTTGGCTCAAGGTCAAACAAGGAAACCATCGGAGCCAACAGGTAAGACGGCCAGGATGAATGTTCACCAGTGCAAGACATGTAATCGGTGCTTCCCATCATTCCAGGCGCTTGGCGGACATAGAGCCAGCCACAAGAAACCCAAGCTTCATAGTGAAGAAAACACTAAACGGTTGAAGTTTGTGAAAGAGGATGATGACATGAATACAACCCTTTCACTTCAAATAACCAATAAGGCTCCTGCTTTATGCAACGGCACCAAATCCAAAGTTCATGAGTGTTCCATATGTGGGGCTGAGTTCTCTTCAGGACAAGCTCTTGGGGGTCACATGAGGAGGCATAGGACATCTACTAACGCTACAACAACGGTTGGAACAAGCACCAGTGCTGAAACAGAAGATCTGTCGTCCAACAAACCAACAACTGTGCTGCAATTGGATCTTAATCTTCCTGCCCCGGAAGATGATCGTCACAATGAATCGAATTTCCCATTCACCCAAACCATCAATTTGTGTTATTGTTAA